One window from the genome of Bacteroidota bacterium encodes:
- a CDS encoding glycosyltransferase family 2 protein, translated as MIKLSSIVLAKNEEANIGRCITSQLGIIDEINVLIDDSTTDRTEEIVRQFPGVKSYPIKWEGYALTKQNGIDKTSNDWIFWIDADEAITPELGAELTAWKSGNPHHDIFSVPRKAWFLGRWIRHCGWYPGRVPRLFNKQKVKFNNNLVHEGLEFTGEPGELKYPLDHFTDPSSEHYYNKFNHYTSLAANQLYDENKKSGIFEAYIRALSVFLKMYFLKSGFLDGAQGFILSFYSMNYVFTKYVKLWERNESRHNSQHK; from the coding sequence ATGATTAAACTCTCATCCATTGTTCTCGCAAAAAATGAGGAAGCAAATATCGGGAGGTGTATAACCTCACAATTGGGGATAATTGATGAAATTAATGTTCTGATTGATGATTCCACAACTGACAGAACTGAAGAGATCGTTAGACAGTTTCCGGGAGTTAAATCCTATCCGATAAAGTGGGAAGGATATGCTCTTACGAAACAGAACGGAATTGATAAAACATCAAATGACTGGATCTTCTGGATAGATGCAGACGAAGCAATCACGCCCGAACTTGGAGCAGAGCTCACCGCGTGGAAATCTGGAAATCCGCATCACGATATTTTCAGCGTTCCCCGGAAGGCATGGTTTCTGGGAAGGTGGATCCGGCACTGCGGGTGGTATCCGGGGAGGGTACCAAGACTGTTTAACAAACAAAAGGTTAAATTCAACAACAATCTTGTTCATGAAGGGCTTGAGTTTACGGGTGAGCCGGGAGAATTGAAATATCCGCTTGATCACTTTACCGATCCCTCTTCCGAGCACTATTACAACAAGTTTAACCACTACACTTCGCTTGCAGCAAATCAGCTTTATGACGAAAACAAAAAATCAGGGATTTTTGAGGCATACATAAGGGCGCTGTCGGTGTTTTTAAAAATGTATTTCCTGAAATCAGGTTTCCTTGACGGGGCACAGGGTTTTATTCTCTCATTCTATTCAATGAACTATGTTTTTACCAAATATGTAAAACTGTGGGAAAGAAATGAAAGCAGGCATAATAGCCAACACAAGTAA
- the pyrE gene encoding orotate phosphoribosyltransferase, translating into MTEKELAIKIFDTAHLTGEFLLRSGKISNEYFDKYRFESDPVLLQQIGEKMVSLIPEGTEVLAGLEMGGIPLATVLSLKTGIPSVFVRKEAKKYGTCKVAEGLDFSGKKVCIIEDVVTTGGQIILSAKDLRNLGAIVDSVLCVIVREEKAFSNLKNADLGLLPLYSMQQIKDYKGI; encoded by the coding sequence ATGACAGAAAAAGAACTCGCAATAAAAATCTTCGACACAGCTCATCTTACCGGGGAATTCCTGCTTAGATCGGGCAAAATCTCCAATGAATATTTTGATAAATACAGATTTGAATCAGATCCGGTGCTGCTTCAGCAGATCGGCGAAAAAATGGTCTCCTTGATTCCGGAAGGAACCGAAGTGCTGGCGGGACTTGAGATGGGTGGAATACCTCTCGCGACAGTGCTGTCACTTAAAACCGGAATACCTTCGGTCTTTGTAAGGAAGGAAGCAAAAAAGTATGGTACCTGCAAAGTAGCTGAGGGACTCGATTTTTCCGGTAAAAAGGTTTGCATAATCGAGGATGTGGTTACGACCGGAGGGCAGATTATTCTGAGCGCAAAAGACCTTAGAAACCTCGGAGCCATAGTCGATTCAGTGCTCTGCGTTATAGTTAGAGAGGAAAAAGCTTTTTCCAATCTTAAAAATGCTGACCTGGGTCTGTTACCTCTTTATTCGATGCAACAGATAAAAGATTATAAAGGTATTTAA
- a CDS encoding efflux RND transporter periplasmic adaptor subunit, giving the protein MSKWTKIFIYALIVLVAGGLVIYPLIKGDGKDDAGKGKSSSKQQQGPALVKGKVLKYDSFSSEIKVMGKVIADEWVDLSPEVSGKIVKINFKEGGNVTKGQLLVKINDNDLQAQLKKNRIRLELSAQKLDRQKKLLEVNGTTKEEFDNARFEFESISADIDLIEAQILKTEIRAPFAGQIGLRYLSEGAFVAPGTKIATLQSRSKLKIDFTIPQNYSIYLNTGKNISFSTGNGAEELSANIYALEPGVDQTTATLKARAYVTGSGKGLIPGKVVEVKVKLTAPVKTILIPTETLVPEISGQSVYLFKNGKSVSFPVEIGDRTEKIVQIISGISEGDTLIVSGLIQLKNGGPVKLSGVETQGKTE; this is encoded by the coding sequence ATGTCAAAGTGGACCAAAATATTTATTTATGCGCTGATCGTACTTGTTGCAGGCGGTCTGGTGATTTATCCATTGATCAAAGGTGACGGGAAAGATGACGCCGGAAAAGGCAAATCATCGAGCAAACAGCAGCAAGGTCCGGCTTTAGTTAAAGGGAAGGTGTTGAAATATGATTCATTCTCCTCCGAAATTAAAGTGATGGGGAAGGTAATCGCGGACGAATGGGTGGATCTGTCACCCGAGGTTTCAGGTAAAATTGTAAAAATAAATTTCAAGGAGGGGGGAAATGTTACCAAAGGACAACTCCTTGTAAAAATAAATGACAATGACCTTCAGGCACAACTAAAAAAGAACAGAATAAGACTCGAACTCTCCGCTCAAAAACTCGACAGACAGAAAAAACTTCTCGAAGTTAACGGGACCACCAAGGAAGAATTTGACAATGCCAGATTCGAATTTGAATCGATCTCCGCTGACATTGACCTGATCGAGGCTCAAATATTAAAAACTGAAATCAGGGCTCCTTTTGCAGGACAAATAGGCTTGAGATACCTCTCTGAAGGCGCCTTCGTGGCACCGGGAACTAAAATCGCAACACTTCAAAGCAGATCAAAACTAAAAATCGACTTCACCATACCACAGAATTATTCCATTTATTTAAACACCGGAAAAAACATAAGTTTTAGTACCGGTAACGGTGCTGAGGAGCTGAGTGCAAACATCTATGCCCTCGAGCCGGGAGTTGATCAGACGACAGCCACTCTCAAGGCAAGAGCTTATGTAACAGGGAGTGGAAAGGGTTTGATTCCCGGTAAGGTAGTCGAAGTCAAAGTTAAACTTACTGCTCCAGTAAAAACAATACTTATTCCGACCGAAACCCTCGTGCCTGAAATATCAGGTCAGTCGGTGTACCTCTTTAAAAATGGAAAATCAGTCTCCTTCCCTGTTGAGATTGGTGACAGAACGGAAAAAATTGTGCAGATTATCTCCGGAATAAGTGAAGGTGATACTCTCATTGTTTCGGGACTTATTCAATTGAAAAATGGTGGTCCGGTTAAGCTTTCAGGAGTTGAAACGCAGGGAAAAACGGAATGA
- a CDS encoding AAA family ATPase encodes MKPAPAKKHPELKPSAYRWKCNLSTFNFESTEEIEPIEGIIGQDRAIKALRLGVGLKASGYNIYIAGLSGTGKASTVKKMLEILADNNPALFDYCYVNNFKNPDQPVLLTFPAGMSLKFKYDVNSLISLLRERIPQVLESESLNAKKNAIIEKFSKQEQSLITGFEEMINKDGLTLGQVQVEDGVRPEIMPVINKKPVLITTIEELVSKGELTKKKAQQIYDAYSARQQDLMILVKKHVKLSQDLQTEIRNIEKSEAEALIKGAIIYLNENYKDGKTADWIATLEKDILENIQLFKLAMSNPEAIAESFPLDPFRAYDVNILLDNAGIKDSPVIIETAPSMNTLFGNIERVSDRKGNFYADFLNIKAGSMLRANGGFLVLRVSHLFEAPGVWKTLKRILTYMMLDIQDNHIYYQMAPSSLKPESIPIDLKVILIGNSYIYSLLAEREDDFKKIFKVKAEFDYEITRSKEILVQYAHIIKKIISDENLKEFHKSAIASVMEIAARYAGSKDKLTSRFSMLADVVREASFWAQEDNSSKVRSEHVRQAFANARERHDLWDEKYTEMIATDRILIDVAGKKVGQVNGLAVYGSDIIAFGKPARITSAVAPGNGVIINVEKESGLSGKTHDKAILIIAGFLRETFSHIVPLAVSATVVFEQSYGNIDGDSASIAEMAVILSAISKLPVNQAIAVTGSVNQKGEVQPIGGVNEKIEGFYKVCKEKGFTKYQGVIIPVSNIDDLMLDEEIQAAAKSGLFHIWPVSHISEALEILLGVRAGEKNEEGHFPRNTIYGITAENLKKMYMFAKDPFKLNKHPRSTQPETVAGEQNLKTAE; translated from the coding sequence ATGAAACCAGCTCCGGCTAAAAAGCATCCCGAACTTAAACCCTCTGCTTACAGGTGGAAGTGTAACCTTTCGACATTTAACTTTGAATCCACAGAAGAGATAGAACCAATAGAAGGAATTATTGGTCAGGACAGAGCAATAAAAGCACTTCGACTGGGCGTGGGACTGAAAGCTTCAGGATACAACATCTATATTGCCGGGCTTTCGGGTACAGGCAAAGCCTCGACGGTTAAAAAAATGTTGGAGATTCTGGCGGACAACAACCCGGCGCTGTTTGACTACTGCTATGTGAACAACTTTAAAAATCCGGATCAGCCTGTACTTCTTACCTTCCCCGCAGGTATGTCACTTAAATTTAAATATGATGTAAACTCCTTGATTTCACTCCTGAGGGAGAGGATTCCCCAGGTACTGGAATCGGAGAGTCTTAACGCAAAGAAAAATGCCATAATCGAGAAGTTCTCGAAACAGGAGCAATCGCTGATTACGGGCTTTGAGGAAATGATAAACAAAGACGGGCTGACGCTCGGGCAGGTTCAGGTTGAAGATGGGGTGCGTCCTGAGATAATGCCGGTAATTAACAAAAAACCGGTTCTTATAACAACAATTGAGGAACTCGTTTCCAAAGGTGAACTGACAAAGAAAAAGGCTCAGCAAATTTATGATGCCTATTCTGCCCGGCAGCAGGATTTGATGATTCTCGTCAAAAAACATGTGAAACTTTCGCAGGATTTGCAGACCGAGATCCGCAACATTGAGAAGAGTGAAGCTGAAGCTCTAATTAAAGGTGCAATTATCTACCTGAATGAAAATTACAAGGATGGAAAAACTGCGGACTGGATTGCGACCCTCGAGAAGGACATACTTGAGAATATTCAGTTGTTTAAGCTTGCGATGTCGAATCCCGAGGCAATTGCAGAATCCTTTCCACTCGATCCGTTCCGCGCTTATGATGTAAATATTCTTTTGGATAATGCGGGGATTAAAGACAGCCCTGTAATAATCGAAACCGCACCTTCAATGAACACTCTTTTTGGGAATATTGAGAGAGTATCAGACAGGAAAGGGAATTTCTATGCAGACTTTTTGAATATTAAAGCAGGATCGATGCTTCGGGCAAACGGAGGTTTTCTGGTTTTGAGAGTCAGTCACCTTTTTGAGGCTCCGGGTGTCTGGAAAACACTTAAACGAATCCTTACCTATATGATGCTGGACATTCAGGATAACCACATCTACTATCAGATGGCACCTTCCTCTTTGAAACCGGAATCGATACCCATTGATTTAAAAGTAATCCTTATCGGGAACTCGTATATATATTCACTTCTCGCTGAACGGGAGGATGATTTCAAGAAAATTTTCAAAGTAAAAGCTGAGTTCGACTACGAAATAACCCGTTCGAAAGAGATTCTCGTACAGTATGCACACATTATAAAAAAGATAATCTCCGATGAAAATTTGAAGGAATTTCATAAGTCTGCCATAGCTTCCGTGATGGAGATTGCAGCAAGGTATGCCGGATCGAAAGATAAACTCACTTCACGCTTTTCTATGCTTGCGGATGTGGTGCGAGAGGCTTCTTTCTGGGCTCAAGAGGATAATTCATCAAAGGTCAGGTCTGAGCATGTCCGTCAGGCGTTCGCCAATGCACGGGAAAGACACGACCTGTGGGATGAAAAATATACAGAAATGATAGCCACAGACAGAATTCTGATAGATGTGGCAGGGAAGAAGGTCGGTCAGGTAAACGGACTTGCGGTTTATGGCAGCGATATTATTGCGTTTGGTAAACCTGCCCGCATCACTTCCGCTGTTGCTCCCGGAAACGGTGTAATCATCAATGTTGAAAAAGAATCAGGGCTGTCAGGGAAAACCCATGACAAAGCGATACTGATTATCGCAGGATTTTTAAGGGAGACCTTCTCTCATATAGTCCCGCTTGCAGTCTCTGCCACGGTGGTCTTTGAACAGTCATACGGAAACATAGATGGTGATTCAGCATCGATTGCTGAAATGGCTGTGATACTTTCAGCGATTTCAAAATTGCCGGTTAATCAGGCGATTGCCGTAACCGGATCAGTTAATCAGAAAGGGGAAGTGCAGCCGATAGGCGGGGTCAATGAGAAAATCGAGGGTTTTTATAAAGTCTGTAAAGAGAAAGGTTTCACCAAGTATCAGGGTGTGATTATCCCTGTTTCAAATATCGACGATTTGATGCTCGATGAGGAAATTCAGGCTGCCGCCAAGTCAGGCCTGTTCCATATATGGCCCGTTTCGCATATTTCTGAAGCATTGGAGATACTTCTCGGTGTCAGGGCGGGGGAGAAAAACGAGGAAGGTCATTTTCCCAGAAATACTATCTATGGTATTACTGCTGAGAATCTCAAAAAGATGTATATGTTTGCGAAGGATCCCTTCAAACTAAATAAACATCCAAGATCAACGCAACCTGAAACAGTGGCGGGGGAACAAAATCTTAAAACTGCCGAGTAA
- the pyk gene encoding pyruvate kinase gives MLQGSNFLFACTKILCTLGPATSDKSIIAQMIRAGMDGVRLNFSHGSHEFFDNLFFNIHEACVNESTSLAVLADLQGPKIRIGNLSVPEIDIKTGDTIRITIEDLDGTDKILSTSYKLLVNDAKIGDLILIDDGLIRLRVTEKESTAVVCEILNGGTVKPKKGMNLPGMKLSTPSVTETDLKNLEYIFIKHRVDFVALSFVRSADDITNLRKWMKGKGFSAPIISKIEMKEAVSNFEAILKVSDGIMVARGDLGVELEPQEVPLIQKNIIKRCNATGKLVITATQMLESMVHNPIPTRAEASDVANAVWDGTDVVMLSAETSVGKFPVKTVETMNQIVRSAGAHAYWTRHIDFDMTKNFEDKLFDSVNKGIVQMSKEVDATAIVVFTENGRTARKLSKYRPNARIIAISDKFDTMNNLCLYWGVSSMFMPDLDRDSEELISEATDIILKIGHVKKGDVVIYTSGAPISEKGRTNKLKIFVI, from the coding sequence ATGCTTCAAGGATCTAACTTTCTTTTTGCCTGTACAAAAATACTTTGTACATTGGGACCAGCAACCTCGGACAAAAGCATAATTGCCCAAATGATCCGTGCCGGGATGGATGGTGTCAGGCTGAATTTTTCCCATGGCTCGCACGAATTTTTTGACAATCTCTTTTTTAACATTCACGAAGCCTGCGTGAATGAGTCCACTTCGCTGGCAGTTCTGGCTGATCTGCAGGGTCCTAAAATTCGAATCGGTAACCTGAGCGTTCCGGAGATTGATATTAAGACGGGCGATACAATTCGAATCACCATCGAGGATTTGGATGGAACCGATAAAATTCTTTCAACATCATACAAATTGCTCGTAAATGATGCCAAGATTGGTGATTTAATACTGATTGACGACGGATTGATCAGACTGAGAGTGACAGAAAAGGAGTCAACTGCAGTTGTTTGTGAGATATTGAATGGCGGGACGGTGAAACCTAAAAAGGGGATGAATCTTCCCGGAATGAAACTTTCCACCCCATCTGTGACAGAGACCGACCTAAAAAATCTCGAATATATTTTCATTAAACACCGTGTCGACTTTGTAGCCCTCTCATTTGTAAGAAGTGCGGATGATATAACAAACTTAAGAAAATGGATGAAGGGGAAAGGCTTCTCAGCACCAATAATCTCTAAAATTGAGATGAAAGAGGCTGTATCAAATTTTGAGGCAATACTTAAAGTCTCCGATGGCATTATGGTGGCGAGAGGCGACTTGGGAGTGGAACTGGAGCCTCAGGAGGTTCCTCTGATTCAAAAGAATATAATAAAGCGGTGCAACGCCACCGGTAAACTTGTGATTACAGCCACTCAGATGCTCGAATCCATGGTTCACAATCCCATACCGACGAGAGCAGAAGCATCTGATGTCGCGAACGCAGTTTGGGATGGTACTGATGTCGTCATGCTTTCTGCAGAGACTTCAGTCGGTAAATTTCCTGTGAAAACTGTGGAGACGATGAATCAGATTGTAAGAAGCGCCGGTGCCCACGCCTATTGGACCCGTCATATCGACTTTGACATGACGAAAAATTTTGAAGACAAACTCTTCGATTCGGTTAATAAAGGAATTGTTCAAATGAGCAAGGAAGTGGACGCCACAGCTATTGTGGTTTTTACTGAAAATGGAAGGACAGCACGAAAACTTTCAAAATACCGCCCTAATGCAAGAATAATTGCAATCTCGGACAAGTTTGACACGATGAACAATCTGTGCCTCTACTGGGGTGTGTCTTCGATGTTCATGCCGGATCTCGACCGGGATTCTGAAGAACTGATTTCTGAGGCAACCGATATAATACTTAAGATCGGTCATGTAAAAAAAGGTGATGTGGTAATTTACACATCAGGTGCACCAATTTCCGAAAAAGGAAGAACAAACAAATTGAAGATATTCGTAATCTGA
- the yidD gene encoding membrane protein insertion efficiency factor YidD codes for MKLLKFLVNIISSVLIALVKIYQLLISPLFPPSCRFTPTCSNYMIEALKKHGPFKGLYLGIWRILRCNPWGGSGFDPVP; via the coding sequence ATGAAACTCCTGAAATTCCTGGTTAATATAATTTCTTCAGTACTGATCGCTCTTGTAAAAATCTATCAGTTATTGATCTCGCCGCTATTTCCCCCAAGTTGCAGATTCACACCCACCTGTTCCAATTACATGATTGAGGCTTTGAAAAAGCACGGACCTTTTAAGGGGCTTTATCTTGGTATCTGGCGAATTTTGAGGTGCAACCCTTGGGGAGGGAGTGGATTTGATCCGGTACCATAA
- a CDS encoding S9 family peptidase: MYLNRKLLFFVIFFSFVAIPQKKITLDQVFKGEFSGEYFAPVKWTESGHTYYKIEDGDDGSQIFKIDVTTGEKTLVVSNKDLIPEGKSDPLNLKDYKLSPSGKWILIYTNTKKVWRVNSRGDYWVYNTETKKLKKLGGSDAKPSTLQFAKLDPSEKFVAYVRENNLYLENLETGEIKALTKDGSRTIINGTFDWVYEEEFGIRDGFRWSPDGKMIAFWQLDANGVRDFLMINNTDSLYSYTIPVQYPKAGETNSGCRVGTVDISSGNIVWMNVGDDPRNNYIPRMEWAGKTGKLAFQHLNRLQNNMTVYLADPRSGSVEKLYNEEQNAWIEVVDDWKFINNDQDLFWVSDKDGFDQLYLISLKDGSVKNLINKKYDVIKIVRFVPETGAVYFYASPDKATQKYLYMVETGKNEAPRRITPAEFDGTNEYSISADGKFAYDTWDNINTPSKVSLVSLPDHKLIRQETTNGKLVEKLKETGYNYELFTVKTPGGVSVDGWCTKPYNFDPSKKYPVLFYVYNEPASTTVNDSYDGFMGLFHKALADKGFIVMSVDGRGTPAPKGREWRKSIYQKIGVISSEDQAGALTTLLAERPYMDATKVGIWGWSGGGSMTLNMLFRYPKMYHFGVSVAPVTDLRFYDTIYEERYMGLPQTSPDAYKECSPVTYAGNLEGRLFLIHGTGDDNVHFQNAEYLVNKLVAAGKQFRYMPYPNRSHGISEGKGTSSHLFKSIELFLDEELNRK, from the coding sequence ATGTACTTAAACCGAAAACTTCTCTTTTTTGTCATTTTCTTCTCGTTTGTCGCAATTCCCCAAAAGAAAATCACCCTCGATCAGGTATTCAAGGGGGAATTCAGCGGAGAGTATTTTGCCCCGGTAAAATGGACGGAGAGCGGGCACACATATTATAAAATTGAGGATGGTGATGACGGCTCTCAGATTTTCAAAATTGATGTAACAACAGGCGAAAAAACTCTTGTTGTTTCCAACAAAGACCTGATACCGGAAGGGAAGTCAGATCCTTTGAACCTTAAGGATTACAAACTCTCTCCTTCGGGAAAGTGGATTTTGATCTACACAAACACCAAAAAGGTTTGGCGTGTCAATTCGAGAGGGGACTACTGGGTTTACAATACAGAGACAAAAAAACTTAAAAAACTCGGTGGAAGTGATGCCAAACCTTCGACACTTCAATTCGCCAAACTGGATCCTTCTGAAAAATTCGTAGCTTATGTAAGAGAGAACAACCTGTACCTCGAGAATCTGGAGACAGGTGAGATAAAAGCTCTTACGAAAGATGGCAGCAGAACAATAATCAACGGCACTTTTGACTGGGTATACGAAGAGGAATTCGGGATCCGTGACGGTTTCAGATGGAGTCCGGATGGCAAAATGATCGCCTTCTGGCAGCTTGATGCGAATGGTGTCAGAGACTTTTTGATGATTAATAATACAGATTCCCTCTATTCATATACAATCCCTGTTCAATATCCGAAAGCGGGTGAAACCAACAGCGGGTGCAGGGTAGGTACAGTCGACATCTCTTCCGGCAACATTGTCTGGATGAATGTGGGAGACGACCCCCGGAACAACTATATACCGAGGATGGAATGGGCAGGGAAGACCGGTAAACTCGCCTTTCAGCACCTGAACAGACTCCAGAATAACATGACCGTTTATCTCGCAGACCCTCGCTCGGGTAGTGTAGAAAAATTGTATAATGAGGAGCAGAATGCCTGGATAGAAGTGGTTGACGACTGGAAATTTATAAACAATGATCAGGATCTTTTTTGGGTTTCAGACAAGGATGGCTTTGACCAGTTGTACCTCATTTCCTTGAAAGACGGTTCAGTTAAAAATCTTATTAACAAGAAATATGATGTAATTAAAATTGTAAGGTTTGTTCCCGAAACGGGGGCAGTTTATTTTTATGCTTCACCTGATAAGGCTACCCAAAAGTATCTTTACATGGTGGAAACCGGTAAAAATGAAGCTCCACGGAGGATTACTCCCGCTGAATTTGACGGCACAAATGAATACAGCATATCTGCCGACGGCAAGTTTGCTTATGACACCTGGGACAATATCAATACACCCTCGAAAGTCAGCCTTGTTTCACTTCCCGATCACAAGCTTATCCGTCAGGAGACAACCAACGGGAAACTTGTTGAAAAATTGAAAGAAACAGGATATAACTACGAGCTCTTCACTGTGAAGACACCGGGAGGTGTTTCAGTTGATGGATGGTGCACAAAACCATATAATTTCGATCCTTCAAAAAAATATCCGGTTCTCTTTTATGTCTATAACGAACCCGCCAGCACCACGGTAAACGACAGCTATGACGGTTTTATGGGGTTGTTTCACAAAGCACTCGCTGACAAAGGATTTATTGTTATGAGTGTGGACGGGAGAGGTACACCTGCACCAAAAGGGAGGGAGTGGAGAAAATCAATTTATCAAAAGATAGGAGTCATCTCTTCCGAAGATCAGGCAGGTGCTTTAACGACTCTTCTGGCAGAACGCCCTTATATGGACGCAACAAAAGTCGGGATCTGGGGATGGAGCGGTGGTGGTTCGATGACATTAAACATGCTGTTCAGATACCCGAAAATGTATCATTTCGGTGTTTCTGTTGCTCCGGTTACTGATCTGAGATTTTACGACACAATTTATGAAGAACGATACATGGGACTGCCTCAGACCAGCCCCGATGCCTATAAAGAGTGCTCACCTGTTACTTATGCGGGAAATCTTGAAGGAAGACTTTTCCTGATTCATGGTACAGGTGACGACAATGTCCATTTTCAGAATGCGGAATATCTTGTGAATAAACTTGTTGCTGCCGGGAAGCAATTCAGGTATATGCCGTATCCGAACAGGTCACACGGAATTTCAGAAGGGAAAGGGACATCGTCACACCTTTTTAAATCGATTGAACTCTTTTTGGATGAGGAATTAAACAGGAAGTAG
- a CDS encoding NAD(+)/NADH kinase, with the protein MKAGIIANTSKENIASAVTTVVDALVSEGFSCLISDSIFKLSTETMKTDYKFLPDTELIDASDIIISLGGDGTLLNTASITLESGKPIAGVNFGKLGFLTEIHKETLNESFRDIKSGNYFLEERIVLKGKSNNLSDCNILAINDIVIEKGGWPKMMEISLFANKELVSIFSADGLIIATPTGSTGYSLSAGGPIVNPRADVIVISPICPHSLTMRPLVLPADMVITVEINNHPVKFSINCDGQRVNEISSPFSIDISKGKNPLKLIRGKDSSYFNVLRNKLYWGIDVRERRLKN; encoded by the coding sequence ATGAAAGCAGGCATAATAGCCAACACAAGTAAAGAAAATATTGCCTCTGCCGTCACAACAGTAGTTGACGCTCTCGTCTCCGAAGGATTCTCATGTCTGATCAGTGATTCGATATTTAAACTCTCCACAGAGACGATGAAAACAGACTATAAATTTCTTCCTGATACCGAACTAATTGATGCTTCTGATATAATAATTTCCCTTGGTGGTGACGGCACCCTTCTGAACACAGCTTCCATTACTCTTGAGAGCGGAAAACCGATTGCAGGAGTAAATTTTGGAAAACTCGGTTTTCTGACAGAAATTCACAAAGAAACATTGAATGAATCATTTCGTGATATCAAATCAGGAAACTATTTTCTGGAGGAAAGAATTGTACTGAAAGGTAAAAGTAACAATCTCTCCGATTGCAATATTCTGGCGATAAACGACATTGTCATTGAAAAAGGTGGCTGGCCCAAGATGATGGAAATCTCCCTTTTCGCCAACAAGGAACTGGTTTCAATTTTCTCGGCAGACGGATTGATTATTGCAACCCCCACCGGCTCTACAGGATATTCACTCTCTGCGGGAGGTCCGATAGTCAACCCTCGTGCTGATGTAATTGTGATCAGTCCAATATGTCCTCACAGTCTGACGATGCGACCGCTTGTTCTCCCTGCTGATATGGTTATCACAGTTGAAATAAACAATCACCCCGTGAAGTTTTCCATAAACTGCGACGGTCAGAGAGTTAACGAAATATCATCCCCTTTTAGTATCGACATATCCAAAGGTAAAAATCCTCTAAAACTCATTCGCGGAAAAGACTCCAGCTACTTTAATGTCCTCCGCAACAAACTCTACTGGGGGATTGATGTTAGAGAGAGAAGACTGAAAAATTGA
- the amrS gene encoding AmmeMemoRadiSam system radical SAM enzyme: protein MTHFHPAKWWEVSSTGKIKCTLCPRFCEMGLDQHGFCYIRQNIDNRLVSIGYGRPTGFAIDPIEKKPLSHFLPGSTILSFGTAGCNLGCKFCQNWSISKAKLDDSNSIVALPTDVVSLAKKYSTPSIAFTYNDPVIFAEYAIDISKIAQEENIHSVFVTAGYVTPQARGELFEYASATNIDLKAFTESFYKNLAWASLKEVLDTIVWIKEKTNVWMELTTLLIPGENDSEREITDMTRWIHRNIGDRVPIHFTAFHPDFKLRNKERTPFNTLTIAREIALAEGLKYIYTGNVHDSKGQTTFCPQCNRKVIERDWHTVTANRLVSGRCPDCNSPVDGIFT from the coding sequence ATGACTCATTTTCACCCGGCAAAATGGTGGGAAGTTTCATCCACCGGGAAAATCAAGTGTACCCTTTGTCCAAGATTTTGCGAAATGGGACTTGACCAGCACGGTTTTTGCTATATTCGGCAGAATATAGATAACCGGCTTGTCTCTATCGGATATGGCAGACCGACCGGTTTCGCTATCGATCCGATAGAGAAGAAACCATTGAGCCACTTTCTGCCAGGTTCCACCATTTTGTCGTTTGGAACGGCGGGTTGTAACCTTGGTTGTAAATTCTGTCAAAACTGGTCGATTTCGAAAGCGAAACTTGATGATTCCAACTCCATTGTGGCTCTGCCAACTGATGTCGTTTCCCTTGCAAAAAAGTACTCCACCCCCTCAATAGCTTTTACCTACAACGATCCTGTAATTTTTGCCGAGTATGCGATTGACATCTCGAAGATTGCCCAGGAAGAAAACATTCATTCGGTTTTTGTTACTGCCGGATATGTAACTCCACAAGCCCGGGGTGAACTCTTCGAGTATGCCTCTGCCACAAACATTGACTTGAAGGCATTCACTGAGAGCTTCTACAAAAACCTGGCGTGGGCATCGCTAAAAGAGGTTCTCGACACCATAGTCTGGATAAAAGAAAAGACAAATGTTTGGATGGAATTGACAACACTTCTGATTCCGGGGGAAAACGACTCCGAACGAGAGATTACAGACATGACGAGATGGATACACAGAAACATCGGTGACAGGGTTCCCATTCACTTCACAGCTTTTCATCCCGACTTCAAACTCAGGAATAAAGAAAGAACCCCTTTCAATACTCTGACAATAGCTCGGGAAATCGCCCTGGCAGAAGGTTTGAAATATATTTATACAGGCAATGTTCACGACAGCAAAGGTCAGACCACTTTCTGTCCCCAATGCAATAGGAAAGTAATTGAGAGGGACTGGCATACCGTGACAGCAAACCGGCTTGTCAGCGGGAGATGTCCGGATTGCAATTCCCCGGTTGATGGGATTTTTACATGA